Proteins from one Psychromonas sp. psych-6C06 genomic window:
- the fadR gene encoding fatty acid metabolism transcriptional regulator FadR produces MIMKAKGPADVAEQYLIESIWNGTIAINSELPAERFLADKIGVTRTTLREVLQRLSKDGWITIRHGKPTKVNDFWETSGLNILSTLTRLDVNRRSDFIDQLMSVRTNISAIILRMAAKHNNQSVLKFLANTPSIDASSEEFTEFDYRFYHQVAVSSNNMIYVLILNGLQDLYRKVGIFYFSNSEARSIALNFYEDIKSVLEKGESQQIMQTVRDSAFASGKIWLRLRHQLPADFLD; encoded by the coding sequence ATGATTATGAAAGCGAAAGGGCCAGCAGATGTGGCTGAGCAATATCTGATTGAATCGATCTGGAATGGCACCATCGCAATTAACTCGGAGCTGCCGGCTGAACGCTTTCTTGCCGATAAAATTGGCGTAACACGCACCACGTTACGTGAAGTTTTGCAACGTTTATCAAAGGACGGCTGGATAACTATACGCCATGGAAAACCGACTAAAGTAAATGATTTTTGGGAAACATCTGGCCTAAATATTCTAAGTACTTTAACCCGTTTAGATGTTAACAGACGATCTGACTTTATTGACCAACTCATGTCCGTGCGTACCAATATCAGCGCTATTATCTTGCGTATGGCCGCTAAACATAATAATCAATCCGTATTGAAGTTTTTAGCGAATACTCCTTCTATTGATGCGAGTAGTGAAGAGTTTACAGAGTTTGATTACCGTTTTTATCATCAAGTCGCAGTGTCCTCGAACAACATGATATATGTACTTATTCTAAATGGTTTACAGGATCTTTATCGTAAGGTTGGTATTTTTTACTTCTCTAACAGTGAAGCTCGTTCAATTGCCCTTAACTTTTATGAAGATATAAAATCGGTGCTTGAAAAAGGTGAGTCACAACAAATTATGCAAACAGTGCGAGATTCTGCTTTTGCCAGCGGTAAAATATGGTTACGCTTACGACATCAACTACCTGCTGATTTTCTTGATTAA
- the dsbB gene encoding disulfide bond formation protein DsbB, translating to MLSTLKNLSTQRWPWLLLAFSALVLELCALYFQHVMKLEPCVMCVYERITMMGILIAGLIGAIGPQQLMIRLLAFAVWGVSAVWGLALAVEHVGYQMNPSPFATCDFFPNFPSWAPLHEWLPWLFNPTGDCADIVWQFLGYSMPQWLIVSFAVYCALFVVIAVTALLPKK from the coding sequence GTGTTATCTACCTTAAAAAATCTATCTACCCAGCGCTGGCCTTGGTTATTACTCGCATTTAGTGCACTTGTATTAGAATTATGCGCACTTTATTTCCAACATGTTATGAAACTAGAGCCCTGTGTCATGTGTGTTTATGAACGCATTACCATGATGGGTATATTAATAGCAGGTTTAATTGGGGCAATTGGCCCACAACAACTCATGATCCGTTTACTTGCCTTTGCAGTATGGGGTGTTAGTGCCGTATGGGGATTAGCGCTTGCCGTTGAGCATGTCGGCTATCAGATGAATCCTTCCCCTTTTGCTACCTGTGACTTTTTCCCTAACTTTCCTAGCTGGGCTCCGTTACATGAATGGCTTCCGTGGTTATTTAACCCAACCGGCGATTGTGCCGATATCGTGTGGCAATTTTTAGGTTACTCTATGCCACAGTGGTTAATTGTCAGCTTTGCAGTTTATTGTGCACTATTTGTGGTGATTGCAGTCACTGCCCTATTGCCTAAAAAGTAA